The sequence CGCCTGCACCCTTTGCCAGCGCGCCGGGTCGGCGAGCGCCCATTCGACCAGCTGGTTTTCATAGCCGACCACCATCGGCTCGGCGCCAAGGCCGCCAGCGATGTACTGATCGAACAGTTTTCCCGACGACGACGATTTCAGGCCCATGCTGCGGAAGATCGCCTTGGCCTGGTCGCCGTGCTGCGCCAGCAGCTCCTGCGTTGCCACGTCGCCGCTCATTAGGCTGAGCACCAGGCCGGCGAACATGAAGCCGGAGTTGGAACGGTTGGGATCGGTGGAGACGATGCGGGCCCGGCCATAAAGCTCGCCGATGCCGAGATCCGACCAGTTCTTGCCGGCCAGAATGGCGTCAAGCAAGGCCTTGAGGTCGAGCTGATTGTAGCCGCCCTTGGCGGCGACCGTGACCAGTCCGCTCTTCTTCAGCCCTTCGACCACCGGCCCCCAAGTGTAGACGACGATCGGCGAGTTGAGCACCACCTGGTCGTTGCGGATCGCCACGCCGCTCTTGCGGGCGAGATCGACCATGATCGAAGAGGATGGCCACAGAAATTGCGGTTTCTGCGACAGAAGTGCTGCTTCCCGCACCATCTCGACGGAACCTGCAACACGCGCGTCGAGCTCCAGCCCGTAGCCGCCCAGCGCATGGACGACATCCGGATCGGCCAGGAACGCCTGCTTCTCGCCGCCGATGAAGCCGAACAGATGCGCCTTGTTGCCGAGATAGCCGCGGAATTCGGGGCGATCCTTGAGTGTCAGATAGCCGCCGGTGCCGGCGGCGGCCGCACCCAGCAGACCCAGTCCAAAAGCGCGGCGCGAAATGGCCATCAGCGACCAATATCCTCTTTCAGCGACTCCTGAATGAGTCGCAGGTCTACGTCGAGCGTGCCGAGTTCGGAGTCGGCGAGGCTGTCTGCATAATGCCTGAAAGCATCCTGAAGCTTGGTGATGACCGCGCCGATATTGGCGAGCCGCGCCTGGCTTGGCGCGCGCCGGCTGGCCAGCGCCGCATAGCCTTCCGAGACCTCGGCCGCCTGCGGCACATAATAGGTCAGGAACCGCCGCACGGCGGGCGCGCTTTCAGGCTTGGCCTCGACCCTGGTGATCACGTCGGCGGCGATGTCGGACAGGTTCTTCACTTTTGCCGCCATGTCCTTGTCGGAAATGGTCCGGGCGGTTGCGGCCAGGCGGTCCGCCGCCGGCTGGGCTTGCGCCAGCAGTTCGCGCGCAAACGCAACCCGGCTGCCACTGAGCGAATTGAGGTCGAGGCCTTCGAACAGCTGGCGTGGCGCCAGCACGAACACCAGCCCGGCAAAGACAAGTGCTGCGATGATCGCAGATACCAGGAACGGAAAATGGGTGAGCAGGCTCAGCCCGACCAGCAACGCCGCCGAGACAAGGCCCGCCGCGATCCAGTTCCAGTCGTTGCCGAACAAGCCACGCATCCTAGCCGCGCATCTCAGTTGTAGCCGCGAGCGGCGCGGAAGGCGCCCGCCAGATCGCCGCTGCCATCGAATACGCGCGCCGAAGTCGCCTTGGCAAGGCTGTCGAGCTGGCTCTTGTCGGCATCGCCGAAGGTGATGCCGAACACCGGCACGCGCACCGGCGCGTTGCGCCATTGCTGGAGGAAGAAGTCGGCACTGCCATCCGTCCGTCCATCGGTCATGATGATGATCGCCGGCAGGTATTTCGACAGATCCGGCGTCGCGGTGATCTGCTGCAGCGCCTGCTGGGCGCAGGCATACATGTCTGTGCCGCCGCCGGCGTGCTGGTCGGCTACGGCAGCCAGCAACTGGGCTTGCCCTGCCGCGTCGCCGGTTGCCGCGAAACTGGCACGCACGACGCCGTCGAACGGCAACACGAAGATGTGGTCGGATGGCGTCCACTGCACCAGCACCTCGCTGGCCTTTTCCGGTGTGAACAGGAACTGCGCGGCGGCCTGCAACTGCTTCTCGCCCTTGTCTTCCATCGAGCCGGAGAAGTCGAAGCATAGCGCCGTCAGCGAAGGCTTGCGCAGCGCCTCCTGATAGAGGTCGAGCGCTTTGCGGATCACCGCCGGCTCCGGCATGCGGATCGATGTCACCAGTTTGCCCGGGTCGAAATTCCAGTCGGGTTCGGCCGCGGCCTGGATTGCCGAGCCGCCAAGCGGCAGCCGCCGACCGGTGTCGGCGATGCGCTTGCGCACCGCATCCGACTGCAGATAGGCGAGCAGGTCGGTGAAGAATTTTTCGACCTCCGGGCCGCGCCCATGGTCGATGAAGCCGAGCGGCGAATCGCCGACCGCGACGCCGTCGGCCGGGTAGATGGCATAAAGCGGTTCCTTGCCTATCTGCTTTAGCTTGTCGTTGGTCTCCTTCAGCGTCGCCTCGTAGTTCCACATCGCGTCGTAGACGGTGCCCTTGCTTGCGCTGTCGACATAGAGATCGGCGAGCCAGCCCGACGAACCGGATGAACGCTCGACCCCTTGCAGCAGGGCGCTCACCGTTTCACGCACATTCGGATTGTCGAGATCGCCGGGCTCGATCACCTCCTTGCCGCCAAGCGCGCTGGACAGCATGGCGAGATAGGCACTGGCGCCGGAATTGGACTGCGTCGCCGAGGTCATCAGGAATTTGAGCTTGCCGTCCTTCACAGCGGCCAGGATGTCCTTCATGAAGACCGGCTTGCCGATCCAGCCGAGCTCCGCGGCCTTGGATTTGCGCACGCCCAGAATGACCGGCATCTGCGCGATCGAGGTCAGGTTGCGCACCTTGCGGCCGGAATCGAACAGATCCACCCAAACGCTCGAGGCCGGCCAGACAGCATCCTGGTCAAGTCCGGCGGGCCGTTGCAAGCCAAGGCCGATGTCGAGCGAGCCTTCATAGGCGAAGGTGCAGGTGGCGCCTTGTTTGGCACAGAATTCCTGCACGATCGGCTCCAGCACCGTGTTTTCGGATCCGGAGACGATCGAGAACTTGACGTTGCTCGAATTGCAGGCGGCTAAAAGCACCGCGAAGGCCAGCAGCAGAACGGACGTCAGCGTCTTCGGCATGGCGGTTCCGATCAGCCTTGAGTCAACGCTTTCTTCAGATCGAGCGTCATCTGGTCCATCTGTTTCTCAGCGTCGGCCCGCTTCTGGCGGCCTTCCTGCTGGACCTTCAGCACGCCTTGCACCGTGTCGATGAGGTCGCGGTTGGCCTGCGCCAGCGTCTCGACATCGACGATGCCGCGCTGCGCCTGCTCCTCGATCGAGATCGCCTGGTCCTTCATCATCTTGGAGGTCTGGCGGATCATCTCGTTGGTGGCGTCCGTCACGGTCTTTTGCAGTTCGAGCGCCGATTTCTGGTTGGTCAGGCCAAGCAGGATGACCATTTTCTGTTTCCAGGCCGGCACGGTCAGCGCCGAGGTGGCCTGGAGGTTTTCGATCAGGGTCTCGTCGCCGGACTGGACGATGCGGATCTGCGGCAATTGCTGGATGCCGAGCTGGCGCGCCTGCACCAGATAGAAGACACGCTTTTCCAGCCTGTCGAGCGCCTGCACCGCGTCCTGATAGGTTTGCGCTTCCAGCGTACCACCAACATCGCCGCCTCCGGCATCGGCGGCAGCCTTCAATTTCGGCAATTCGTTGGCGCGGTAGTCGTCGACGAATTTCTTGCCCGCCTGCACATAGGCATCGAGCTTGAGGATGGAGTCTTTCGTCTGCTCGTGCAGGTCGTCGAGCACCGCGATGTCGCGCCGCAGCGTGTCCTTGTGCCGGTCGAGCTCGAGGCCGATGCGGTCGATCTGGCCGGCCACGTCCTCGTATTTCTCCTTGAAGCGTTCGAGCCGCGCCTTGAACGAGGAAAACAGATTGCTCAAAAACCCCTGATCCTTCAGCGAAGCCGGGTCGAGGTTCTTGGCCTTCATGATGATGTCGGTCAGCAGGTCGCCGGTGTCGCCAAGGTCACGGTTGCGCAACTGGGACAGGATCTTGTCGGCATAGTCGCTGACAGCCTGCTGGGCGCGGTCGCCAAACACCGAAATCGCGGCGCGGTCGCGCACGTCGATGTTGTTTTCAATCGTGGCGATCTCGGCCGGATTGGCCGCAATGACAGGCAATTGTGAAGTGTCGTCGAGCAAAGTGACGCTGTTCTTGTCGGCCATGCAGACCTCCCCTCAGTAGACAGCATCTCGATAGACCGGATGTAACAGACATATGTCGCCGCTGTGGACAATGGAAGCCACAGCCCATTTCCTTGGTGAATAGTTGCTTTTGTCACACTTATTCTGCTGCTTCCTGCCGCGAAACAGCCTGCCCGACGCTCACAAGCGGCTCTGCCTATGCCATGGCAGCCGATCCCGCCAGCCATTGCCTGACGATGGCGGCGTCCGGATTGCCGATTTCGTGACCCGAGGGAATGATCCGGGCGTCGATCTCGGCGCCGTGCTGGTTGAGCAGCGTCACCAGCGCCGGCGCGAAGGGTCCGTAGGTCTCGTCGGCGGCTCCGGCGATGATCAGCGTCCGGGTTCCCGCAAGGTCTGTCGCCGGTACCTGGTCGAGCACCGGCATTGGCCTCAGCAGCGCCGCCCTGCGGACGATGCCCGGATGAAGCAGCATCAGGCTGGAAACCAGATTGGCGCCGTTCGAATAGCCAAGGAATGTCGCGCGATCGAGATCGAGCCCATGGCGTTTGGCGGCCTCGCTTGCGAACGAGGCGAAAGCCGCCGTTTCGGCGAGGATGCTCTCCTGTTCGAAGCGCGTCGGGGTAATCCGCTCGAACCAGCGGAAACCGTCCTCCTGGGGAATGCGGCCACGCGCCGCGACCATCATGGCATCAGGCGCGATCCGTCTGGCCAGCGGGACCAGAGTGGTCTCGTCGACACCAGATCCATGCAGCAGGAACAGGCATTCACGGCTGTTGCCGCCTGCGTCGTGGATGCGATAGGGAAAGGCCAGATCCATGAGCAGTGGGCCGTTTTCAACGCTGTCGCCAGTCATCCCGCATCCTCTTGATTATATGAGGTTCCGCTCAATTTGCCGGCTTCAAAACGCAATATTTTCATGCTCCGCGAAAGTTGATCGAACCATGCGCATTCCAGCCCGTTTCTGCGCCGATACACTCCGCGTGGGAGGAATCGAAGCGGTGCGTCGGGGGTCGCATTGCTGGACATGAACAACCAGCTTTGAGGCCTTTTGTCGATGACTACCCCTGCTTTGTCGGATCGCAACTTGCGTATCCCGGATCGCAATTTGCGTATCCCCGAACGCGACACGCGTATCTCAGATCGCGATACGCGTATCTCGGATCGCGACACGCGTATCGATGTGCTGCGCGCGCTAGCGCTGCTCACCATTTTCGTCGACCATGTGCCGGGCACGGCTTTTGAGGCCTTCACCTACAAGAATTTCGGCTTCTCGGATGCGGCCGAGGCATTCGTGCTGATTTCCGGCATCTCGGTTGCACTCGCTTATGGAACGAAGTTCCGGCCGGGTGGCCGGCTTCTGGCGACATTGAAGATGTGGCGGCGGGCAGGCATGCTCTACATCGCCCATATCGTCACGACGATGGCGGTGATCGCCCTGTTCTGCGCCGTGGCGGTGTTCACCAGGCGGCCGGAACTGCTGAAACTGATCAACATCGAGCCGTTGATGAAGAACACGCCGGAAGTGCTGGTCGGCATCGTCACGCTCGGCCATCAGCTTGGCTACAACAACATCCTGCCGGTCTATGCCGCGCTGCTTTTGATGGCGCCGGTCTTCGTCCTGTTCATCAGCTACCGGCCCGTCGCGGCGCTGGTCGCGTCCGCTGCGCTGTGGCTTGTCGCCGGCATCTGGCAGATAGCCCCGCCCAACTATCCCGAGCCCGGCTTCTGGTTCCTGAACCCTCTGTCCTGGCAGTTCCTGTTCAACATCGGCTTGGCCGCCATGCTGCATGTCAGGCGCGGCGGCGCCATTCCGGTCAATCGCTGGCTGGTCGGCGCCGCCGCGGCCTATGTGGCGACGGCGCTGGTCTGGGTGCACAGCCCGCTGTGGGGACAGATAACCTGGTTCAAGCTGCCGGTGGTGATCGGCGGCTTCGACAAGACCTTCCTGTCCCTGCCGCGGCTGCTGCATATCCTGGCGGTGAGCTACCTCATCGTCGCCTTGCCGGCGCTGTCGAACCTCTTCCGCACCAGCCCTGACCATCCGTTGGCGATACTCGGTAAGCGCTCACTGCCGGTCTTCATCGCCGGCACGGTGATCGCCATGGTCGCGCAGGTGATGAAACTGATCAATCCGGGCGGGCTTGCCTACGACACCTTGCTGCTATCAGCCGGCATCGCCATGCAGTTCGCGCTGGCCTTCTATCTTGAGTGGCTGTCGACCATCGGCGGCTCGGGCAAGGTCCGCACGGCGCAAAAGGATGTCGCGCCGGTCCGTGCGTCTTTCGGCATCTCCGCCATGGCAAGGGTCAATCGCTGAGAGGCGTGGTTTCAGCCGCGCGGCGAAGCCGACGAGGCGCGCACGATCAATTCGACTGGCAGTTGCTGGCGATTTGTCGCGCCGTCGTTTTCCAGGATCGCCTTGACGGCGAGACGGCCCATCTTGGCAATCGGCTGGGCGATAGTGGTCAAAGGTGGCTCGGATACCGCGGCTTCCGGAACGCCATCGAACCCGACGACAGAGACATCGTTGGGGACGTTCAGCTTGCGCGCGCTCAGCCATTCGAGCGCCGCCAGCGCCATTCTGTCCGACATCGCCAGGATCGCCGTCGGGGGGTGGGCAGAGCCGAAGATGATCTCGAGTCCCGCCTTTGTGCTGGCCGCATCATTGGCGGTTGCGTAGACGGGCACACTGGATGTGTTGATGCCGACCCGCGAAAGCTCCTTGAAATAGCCGGTGAGGCGGTCGCGTGTTCCCGCATACACGGCGGTCTGAACCTGCTCGGGCGAAACAAGGCCGGTTCTCCCGTCGACAAAGGGCAACGCCAGCACGGCAAAGCGGCGGTGTCCAAGATCGGTGAGATGGCGCGCCGCCATGGCGGCACCGGCGACATTGTCGATGCCGATCGCCGCGACCGCCCCATCCTCGGAGTCCAGGTCGAGCGCCACAAAGGGCAATTTGCGCTCACGTGCCAGTTCCACCAGACGCGACCCGCCTTCGATGCAGAAAACGATAAAGCCGTCGACCAGGGCGCTCTGGATGTTCCAGGCGAGCTGTTCGTTGTTGGCGGCCGAAACCAGTGAGATGCCGGCTCCCGTTGCATCGCAGGCCTGCGAGATGCTCGCCATCATGACGCGCGCGAAGGGATCGTCGAAGAAGTAGGAGAGGGGCTCGGCCGTGGCGACGCCAATGGCGTTGACCTTGCCGGCCCGCAACAGGCGACCCTTGGGATCCGGCCCGCCATAGCCCATCGCCTCGGCCGCGGCCTTCACCCGTTCGCGGACTTCCTCGCGCACGATCTCCGGGCGGCTGAAGACATTGGACGCGGTGCCGTGCGAAACTCCTGCCGCCTTGGCGATGTCGGCCAGCCGGACGGGTCTTCGATTGCCTGCGGTGAGTGACGCCATTGTGCGTGCCTCCTGACATGCATTTAGCACGTTCCGGATTTGCATCTAGCACTTTCGTTGGATCGATTCAAATTTTGCTTGACCGGAAATGCTTGGAGGTCTACGTTTGAATCGATCCAAAGCGGCAGACTTGTTCTGCGAAACGGCCCTGGGGAGGTGCGCCATGCATCCCGTCGATTATCTGTTCGAAGACATCTATCGCAACGACTGGAGCATCGGGTCGGGTACCGACAGGTCCAGGCGCCGGGGCAGGACCGGCCCATGGATTCGCGACCTTCGCTTCCTTGTGAAGCGTAAGCGGAGCTGATCGGCGCGTTTCTTTTGCGCCTGCCGATTGGATCGATTCAATGGAGAAAACCATGCATCCCATCAAACATTTGTTCGAGGACATCTATCGCAACTACTGGGGCATCGCGCCGGCCGCCGAGCGGCCGAAGATGCGGCGCCTGACGAAGCCGGCCGCGCGCAATCGCGATCTCTGGGTCCGCACCGAACGTCCCCGGGATTGATCCTACTTGGCCTCAGGAGCGCGGGCGTAGCAGGGCAGAAATGGCTATCCCCAGCCAGCCGGCGATGAGCAGTGTGCCTCCGATCGGCGCCGACATCGGAAACAGTCTCGATCCGAGGAAATCGCGAGCGAGAAGATCGCCCGCGAAAAGCAGGAGCCCGATAAGCAGGACGACGCTCGCGATCCGCAGGCAGCGATTCGCGCCGATGAGGCCGACGGCGAGGAAGACCGGCGCATGCATCAGGAGGAACGACGCGGCCGTGCCGGTGAAGGCACCGCCGCGATGCGCGGCGGCAGCCGACAGCGCCACGCCCGCCGCACCGACAAGACCGCCGGCAAATACAAGGATACGGCTGGGGTCGGCGGAATTCATGTCGGCTGGTTCCCTCTTGCAACGATCTGGAGCCGCTCAGGACTCACTGGCTTCCAGCGCCATATGCCGTGTGCGTCGCGACTGGACAATCCAGTTGTAGACGGCGCCGCCGGCCATCAGGGCCGATGTGCCGAGAAACACCGCCCGCATGCCGAAGTGGCCGCCGACGAAGCCGCCGGTCAATGGTCCCGCAACCTGCCCGACATATTGCGCCGAGATTGCCAGGCCAAGCACATTGCCGCCGACGCCGTCCGGGATGTTGTGGCGGATGACACTGGTGATGCAGGGCAGCAGGCCGCCGAGCGCCAGGCCCATCAGGAAGCGCAACCCGATCAGTTGCCAGCCATTGGTGACGAAGGCTTGCGGAATGAGCAGCAGGGCAGAGACGGCCAACGCCCCGACGACGACGTTCCAGTGACCGACGCGGTCAGCAAGCTTGCCGAGCCATGACGCCGACAGGATGGTGCCCAGCGCCGCTGCCGACATCACCACGCCGGCGACCATCGTCACCCGGCTCGGATCCTCGATGAG is a genomic window of Mesorhizobium huakuii containing:
- a CDS encoding OpgC family protein — its product is MTTPALSDRNLRIPDRNLRIPERDTRISDRDTRISDRDTRIDVLRALALLTIFVDHVPGTAFEAFTYKNFGFSDAAEAFVLISGISVALAYGTKFRPGGRLLATLKMWRRAGMLYIAHIVTTMAVIALFCAVAVFTRRPELLKLINIEPLMKNTPEVLVGIVTLGHQLGYNNILPVYAALLLMAPVFVLFISYRPVAALVASAALWLVAGIWQIAPPNYPEPGFWFLNPLSWQFLFNIGLAAMLHVRRGGAIPVNRWLVGAAAAYVATALVWVHSPLWGQITWFKLPVVIGGFDKTFLSLPRLLHILAVSYLIVALPALSNLFRTSPDHPLAILGKRSLPVFIAGTVIAMVAQVMKLINPGGLAYDTLLLSAGIAMQFALAFYLEWLSTIGGSGKVRTAQKDVAPVRASFGISAMARVNR
- a CDS encoding substrate-binding domain-containing protein; this translates as MPKTLTSVLLLAFAVLLAACNSSNVKFSIVSGSENTVLEPIVQEFCAKQGATCTFAYEGSLDIGLGLQRPAGLDQDAVWPASSVWVDLFDSGRKVRNLTSIAQMPVILGVRKSKAAELGWIGKPVFMKDILAAVKDGKLKFLMTSATQSNSGASAYLAMLSSALGGKEVIEPGDLDNPNVRETVSALLQGVERSSGSSGWLADLYVDSASKGTVYDAMWNYEATLKETNDKLKQIGKEPLYAIYPADGVAVGDSPLGFIDHGRGPEVEKFFTDLLAYLQSDAVRKRIADTGRRLPLGGSAIQAAAEPDWNFDPGKLVTSIRMPEPAVIRKALDLYQEALRKPSLTALCFDFSGSMEDKGEKQLQAAAQFLFTPEKASEVLVQWTPSDHIFVLPFDGVVRASFAATGDAAGQAQLLAAVADQHAGGGTDMYACAQQALQQITATPDLSKYLPAIIIMTDGRTDGSADFFLQQWRNAPVRVPVFGITFGDADKSQLDSLAKATSARVFDGSGDLAGAFRAARGYN
- a CDS encoding toxic anion resistance protein — translated: MADKNSVTLLDDTSQLPVIAANPAEIATIENNIDVRDRAAISVFGDRAQQAVSDYADKILSQLRNRDLGDTGDLLTDIIMKAKNLDPASLKDQGFLSNLFSSFKARLERFKEKYEDVAGQIDRIGLELDRHKDTLRRDIAVLDDLHEQTKDSILKLDAYVQAGKKFVDDYRANELPKLKAAADAGGGDVGGTLEAQTYQDAVQALDRLEKRVFYLVQARQLGIQQLPQIRIVQSGDETLIENLQATSALTVPAWKQKMVILLGLTNQKSALELQKTVTDATNEMIRQTSKMMKDQAISIEEQAQRGIVDVETLAQANRDLIDTVQGVLKVQQEGRQKRADAEKQMDQMTLDLKKALTQG
- a CDS encoding DUF423 domain-containing protein, whose amino-acid sequence is MNSADPSRILVFAGGLVGAAGVALSAAAAHRGGAFTGTAASFLLMHAPVFLAVGLIGANRCLRIASVVLLIGLLLFAGDLLARDFLGSRLFPMSAPIGGTLLIAGWLGIAISALLRPRS
- a CDS encoding LacI family DNA-binding transcriptional regulator — encoded protein: MASLTAGNRRPVRLADIAKAAGVSHGTASNVFSRPEIVREEVRERVKAAAEAMGYGGPDPKGRLLRAGKVNAIGVATAEPLSYFFDDPFARVMMASISQACDATGAGISLVSAANNEQLAWNIQSALVDGFIVFCIEGGSRLVELARERKLPFVALDLDSEDGAVAAIGIDNVAGAAMAARHLTDLGHRRFAVLALPFVDGRTGLVSPEQVQTAVYAGTRDRLTGYFKELSRVGINTSSVPVYATANDAASTKAGLEIIFGSAHPPTAILAMSDRMALAALEWLSARKLNVPNDVSVVGFDGVPEAAVSEPPLTTIAQPIAKMGRLAVKAILENDGATNRQQLPVELIVRASSASPRG
- a CDS encoding alpha/beta hydrolase, whose translation is MTGDSVENGPLLMDLAFPYRIHDAGGNSRECLFLLHGSGVDETTLVPLARRIAPDAMMVAARGRIPQEDGFRWFERITPTRFEQESILAETAAFASFASEAAKRHGLDLDRATFLGYSNGANLVSSLMLLHPGIVRRAALLRPMPVLDQVPATDLAGTRTLIIAGAADETYGPFAPALVTLLNQHGAEIDARIIPSGHEIGNPDAAIVRQWLAGSAAMA
- a CDS encoding 5-bromo-4-chloroindolyl phosphate hydrolysis family protein; the encoded protein is MRGLFGNDWNWIAAGLVSAALLVGLSLLTHFPFLVSAIIAALVFAGLVFVLAPRQLFEGLDLNSLSGSRVAFARELLAQAQPAADRLAATARTISDKDMAAKVKNLSDIAADVITRVEAKPESAPAVRRFLTYYVPQAAEVSEGYAALASRRAPSQARLANIGAVITKLQDAFRHYADSLADSELGTLDVDLRLIQESLKEDIGR
- a CDS encoding substrate-binding domain-containing protein, with amino-acid sequence MAISRRAFGLGLLGAAAAGTGGYLTLKDRPEFRGYLGNKAHLFGFIGGEKQAFLADPDVVHALGGYGLELDARVAGSVEMVREAALLSQKPQFLWPSSSIMVDLARKSGVAIRNDQVVLNSPIVVYTWGPVVEGLKKSGLVTVAAKGGYNQLDLKALLDAILAGKNWSDLGIGELYGRARIVSTDPNRSNSGFMFAGLVLSLMSGDVATQELLAQHGDQAKAIFRSMGLKSSSSGKLFDQYIAGGLGAEPMVVGYENQLVEWALADPARWQRVQAGMGAKPEILYPRPTVYSAHPLIVVDPAVDRLLEALTSPKLQELAWSKHGFRGPLGTVAGDADAIAGVRPAEIEAVLPMPSADVMLALLAQMDS